acatgactcaggtcctagagcccgtcgtttggtccctaacaggttccatccccggtcaggGACCTAAGGTCTCAAATGCCTCGAGGCCCAaaagccaaaacacaaaacaatattgtaacaaatcccatagatttaaaaaatgatccacagcaaaacaaaattctttaaaaaactttcaCGGAGCATCTTGGAAAAGCCGGTATGTTTCAGGGCTCTGCTTGGATCATTTCTTTTAAGCCTCCTCACCCCTGTGAGACGGGTGGATCCCATTACAATCCAGAGTGACTGTGTGCGCCCACGACCTGCCTGGTTTCAGCATTAAAACTCTCTCACCCAGTGGACCCCTTCCAAGTCCTGGGCCAAGCAGGACAATAATTGCACTTTTATGAGAAAACCAAGCCCTAGAGAGACGGGGTAAGTTGCCCAAGTGCTGGGTCCAAGTGTTTCCCCGATCGCCCATCATTCTTAGGATGAAGCCCGAGGTCTTTAAAATGACCCACAGGGCCGGGCATCATCTAACTCTGGGCGTTCTTGTCCGCTGGTCATCTTCACCTACCGTGTCCCCTCAGCAGGTCTCTCTCCATCCTTCCGAAGCTCCAGACTCCTTCCCACCCAGGACTGTCCCGCCTCTGGGaatgcgtctctgtctctcccctccaAAGGTCTTCACCTGGCTAACCCCTCCTCATCTTTCAGGTGTCAGACTCAGTGACAGTTCCTCCAAGACGCCTTCCCTGGCACCCCAACAAGGTCAGCAAATGCCGCTCTCTAGCAGGTTCTGGCCGCACCCAGAAACCCTAGCCCTCCCCCAGATGGGTTTCTGACTCTCGAGGCCGCCTCTCGGGCCTCCGCTTGCTCGTGCTCCCCGAGAGTAAGACCCTTGTCCTCTCACTTTCCGTGTAGCCCTCACACCTTGCACACACTAGAGGCTCCACCAGTACTGgttagagagagagaggcaacGACCTAGCCCCCACCCGCCTCGTGTCCGCTTCTGCCTCTGAATCCTCTGACCAGTCAGGGAGTCTCGTTTTGTGGTGTCCTTGTTTCACGGTGTCTTAACACTGATCCCTGTCTTCCCTCTGCACCTCTGTTGGAACCTGGCCGCCTGCACCCTCGCCTCCAGACAGGACAGAGGAAGAAAGTAAGTGCTTTTTCAATCCCGAGTCTGTGTCCTGGAGATGACATTCCCGTAACCCTCTCGGGGATTacaccttgttgttcagttgctcagtggcatctgactcttctgtgaccccttgtggactgcagcccaccaggctcctctgtctgtgggatttcctcaTTAAAATTTGAgggaggggaattccctggtggtccaggggttaggactctatTGGGTTTCAGGCTTgcttggggagctgagatcctgcatgtcccacagcgcagccaaaaataagacaagctgcagaggaaaaaaaaaccagcgGGGGGTGGGAAGTGTTGGTGTGGGCCCTGGCATTTAGATATTGTCTTGAGGTCAAAAGCAAAACTGTTACAAATGGGCTGCCATAGGGCTGTGCTTGTAACATTTAGCAACCATTTctgtggggagagggtggggaggggagctcGGGTTTGCAGCCACTGCCGATTAATGTGGTGTAAATGCTTTAGCGCTGGGCTGATCTGAAGCCGCTAATTAGGCTTGGCAGTGGCTTGCGAAAGTTTTGCAATAATTTAACAACCATCTCTTGCAAGCCAGCTCCGGCACAGCCCCAGTCTCAGCGCTGTGGCTCTCCTTTGGTGTGTAAATTGCTCCCATGAAAAAGGGCCTACCTTCCAGAAGGAAAAGTTTGGTGGTTCTTGGGAGAGAAAGGGAGCCATGCTCGTTAGAGAGCAGGGGACGCATTCTAAGGAAGACAGACGTATGCCCCCCAGGTCAGGTGAGCTGGCGAAGCACCTCTCTCTCCCATCTCTTTTGCACCTCCAGGGCAGAGTCTTGTCCACTGCTCACACTCATAACCTAGAAGCATGCCTAACACACACGGGCTCTACTACTCTTCCTGAAGCAACAGAGAGGTCCCTTCTATGGCTGATGGATGTAATTTTTGCTAAtggggagggctggaggagaaccAACATTGGAGCGTCTACCTCCATGATGCCACTGATCTTCACCATGGCACTCTGCGCTACACGGAACCCTAGTTTTAAGGCATGGCTCCCCAaactggggcttcctggtggctcagtggtaaagaacctgcctaccaatgcaggagacgcaggttcagtccccgggctgggaagatcccctggaggaggaaagggcaaccccctCTGGTACTATTTTTGCAGTGTTTTTGCAAGTCTATAATTAGCGCACAATAAAAGCTTACAAATAACTTGGAGAGTGTTTAGTGAGTGAATAAAGGAATGTGCTGGGGGGTGTATTTGATTCTACTCTCTTGCTCCCTTTTTTCCATGTTGACCCCCTGATTTCTGGTTCTGCTGCACCTTCCAGTAAAAAGTGAgttattcttccttttctgtggTAATTCGGGTGTTTTCAGCCGCTGAGACAAAAAAGTAAACAGAAGGGAATCTTTGGATTGTTCTCACCTGGGGACCCGGGTTGAGAGAGACCCTCTGCTAACAGGGTCTCCATCTATCACTCTTGACTCTGAAGGGGGCTCAGACTGACCTGCCAGGGTCCACAGGCCCGCCTGAGACCGTATGGATAATCCCCAGAATTtgtgggaggcaggggtgggtcTGAGGCAGTATGTGTGACTGGGTGTGTGAGTGCACGGCCATCAAGGCCTCCAGATTTTAGCAGAAGCCAAGGGCCGCAGCCCCAGGACACAAGAACGTACTGAGCTGTGTGTATTTGCGGAGAGGACTGTTGAATGAGGAGGAGCTCAAAGCCACGGCTTCCTCTTTGGTCAGGCTTCCTCCCTCCTGACCTCtcaggagagaaaggagataaaGGTGGGTTGGGGGATCTTCTGAGGACCTTCCTCATCTCTGGGGGACCAACGCTCAAGGAAAACAGGTGTCTGGGGAGTCTGTCCATCTGGATAATCAGGGCTCCAAAGGAGGCAAGTGTAGCGGACGCAGGCAGAGTCCCCAGCCTGGCCCACCCATGGCCACCCCATGAGATCTGGGGGCACCCTCATCGCACCATGACGGGAGGGTCTCCCCGGAGGACCAGCAGGGTGGGATGAGCCGGGAAGAAGCCAGTCACACCTTctcatcctctcccctttctgttGATGCCCAATGGCTCCCCCTGGAATTTCTCCTCCCTGTTGCCTACACCTCGACAGTCCTGAAACGTGAGTATCTTTTTCCACATTGTCCCCACGTCTGTCTTGTTCCCCTTCTTATCTCTGCCATGGGGTCCCTTCCCAACCACGGCCTCACTGATCAGAGaatctttctgtatttttactAATCCGGGGACTGGAAAAAATGACTGTATGAGTTTCACTTTTTCAAAGGCAGGGTGTCTTATGAGAACCAAGCCCCTGGTCAAATCAGGGACATGGGCAACGTTCTTATGACGACGGGGAGGACAGTAAGGACAATTCGTTCAGGGTTTCCTGGGCGCTGGGCACGCTTAATACATTCTGTTGCGTTTCCCCCCCAGGCAGGCATTATTCACCTGGAGGGTGTCAGGGGGCACAGCATGGGCAAATATGCAGAGCAGGCGTGGTGGCTGCCTTCCCAGCCTGACTCTGACCCAGCGCCAGTTCTTCAAGCCActacctgttgttgttcagttgctcagtcgtgtccgactctttgtaaccccatggactggagcccgccaggcccctctgtccatgggatcctccaggcaagaacactggagcgggttgccattcacttccccaggggatctccctgacccagggacagaaccggcgtctcctgcattggcaggcggactccttacgtctgagcccccagggaagccccttcagccACTAGATTTCCGCTCTAACCCACATGGTGGGGCTTCCAGCCCTCTCGCCTTCACGGCTCAGCACCGCCTGCCTGGGCTCCATTCTCATTTGCTGCCGGTCTCCCCACCTTCTGatcttatgacttttttttttttccttctatggtCTCATCTCTCGCGGCCCCTTGGACTCAACATTCTGGACTTTGCACCCTTGAACACCGCCCTGCCTCCCGGACCACACTTCCTTCTGGATGGATGACATTAGAGATCCTAGGTAAATCATCTCACTCCATACATGCCCCGAGATTTTGGCATGGGAAgtttgtttgggaaaaaaaaagtcttttctttaaaaagatttattttcagctgtgctgggtcttcgtggctgtgtgtggctttctctagttaaggGGAGTGCAGGCTACTCTCTAGAGGCCATCTcgggcttctccctgcagtggtCTTCTCGTGTTGTGGAGCAGCAACTCCAGGgtgtggctcagtagttgtggttcctggcctccagaacacaggctcagcagcGGTGGCGCTCAGTGgctccgaggcacgtgggatcttcctggaccggggtcAAGCCTGTGTCTCTCCCGCGctggcaggcggatgctttaccactgagccaccaaggaaggaagCCCGGGAAGGATATTCTTTTTAACTCTCCATGTGGGATAGGACCACGCAGGGCGGTGGAAAGCCAGAGACGAGCCTCATGTGCTTGTACCTCTAGAGAAACCCCACACAGACTGATGCGGGGACAGACAGATAGCTTTAGGGCAGTATGAGCGTCCTCAGGGGGAGCCGATGAGAAGAGCGAGAGGCAGCTGGGGTGAGTTAGCTGCGCCTTGTCGGCCTAAGGGCACTTAGCACGCTGCCTTTGGCAATTCCATGTCCACACTGTCTCTGCAGGTTTGCTGAGCCTCCAGGTGCTGAATGGTAAGTAGTGACTATGCTAATTGGCCCCACCATTTGCTTTTGCTCCTGGACACAAAAATGTAGACTTCTcagctttgttttttaatgttggaAGAGTCTTTAAATAGCATCAAACCTTACACTCttggggttttttaaaatttatttttcaatttttaattgaaatcatACACTCTTTATCATCATCTGAACATgaaaagtgtctttttttttttcatttatccaaCAACAAATGCTAATTAATATTAGCCTCTCTGTGTTCAGTCCTGTTCTAGATGTTAGAGACACAGTAAGGAACAGGTCAGAAATCTGTGTCCAGATAGAACTGACGAGAAGAGAACACGAATAAATAGAGAAACAGTGGGTTAGAAGTCTGTTGGTTGCTAAGCCCTGTGAAGATCGCAGAGGAAGAGAGATGggaaggcagggcagggcagagggatACGTTTTTAGAAGGTGATCAGGGAAAGTGACTTTGAGCAAAGACTTGGAGGAGGCGAGCACATGTGGGTTCAGGGTGTTgctggcagagggaacagcaggtgGACAGGCCACGAGGCCACGCAGTGCCTGAGACCAGGGACTGCGGGGGGCTGGGCTCGTTCTCGGCTCTCCTTACCTGGGGCGCCCAGAATCGCTCTTTGCAGTTTGGTCTCCATTCATTTCAGAATTTGttgatgatttcttttcttcctttccccccctcctcttccttccttcccttccttctttgcctctttctcttcctcttttcagaAGAATCAAGCGGCTGCAAGGAAGAAGGTAAGTGCACGGCATCATGCCTTTTCCATCGAGACGCCTGCGAGTTCCCTCGGTCTGTGTTAAGTCAAAGCCTTAAGGAGACACAATTTCAGGTGGCCAAGGTCCGGGTTTCAGAACCTGAGAGGATGTCTTTCTGAGGGGCAGCCAAAGCCTTCAGACCACCCCTACCCCCTTGTACTGCCCCCTGGTGCCAAGGACACCAAGCACACTGAGGTGTGACTGGGAAACGTCTTGATTTTTCTCAGTCGCTTCTTCTGTTGATCACTGAGGTCTGAAATGATTCCTAAAGGTGAAGAAGGACGTTGAAATTGATCCCagcactgccaaataaataagtaaatttaaaaaaaagatttgcatACATTTCAAAGGGACAGCTAAagatgctgaataattgatgctttcaaatcgtgctggagaagattcttgagagtcccttggacagcagggagatcaaattagtaaatcctaaaggaaatcagtcctgaatattcatcggaaggactgatgctgtagctgaagctccagtactttggccacctgatgtgaagactcattggaaaagaccttgatgctgggaaagattgagggcaggagaagggggtggcagaggatgagatggttggatggcatcactgactcaatggacaagagtttgaacaaactctgggagacagtgaaggacaaggaagcctggcgtgctgcagaccatggggtcgcaaagagtcggacacaacttagcaactgaacaacaacaatgaagggaaagagaaaggaattacAGCTACAGAGTATATTCTCTAAGAAAAGGGCAGGAGGTGTGCCCTCCTGAAATTTCAATTAaggagctttttttttctcttttcatttttccctttacaCTGGTAATGTTCTGGTGTTTGACTGGAGGGCCTGTTCCGTGAGGTGAATTATACATGTCAAAAATAGAGGAATAGCAAAGCTAAAACCGCAAGATCAGTAAGATAGTACTAAGGGAGAGTTTATTGTGCAAGGAAGAATAATTCTTAAACTGGGAACTTTCAAATTCAAAACTGATATGAGATGCAGGGGCAGGGTGTTCCTCACAGGGTGGCTTATAACATGAAATTGAggaaattgtttatatttttaaatgatggttaTTACAATGGGGTTTCCTGAGGGCACAATGGTTGGTTAAAAGGGGACTATCTTCAACCATTCAGGGGAAGATGACTTAAGTCCTTCTCATGATTATCAGagacatttaaaagaaatgactTCAATTTTGCTTATGTTCCTGAAAGAAGCTAGACTTAATTTAACATTCATGACTCACGTGGGTTCCTCCACTCTGGGAATTTTCAAGTGccatctccttttttaaaaaaatcttattagtattagggtgttttttttttgtatgcaatattaaaatgtaatgtaaccctttctttaaaatttaaaatgtgaaaagaagagggaaagaatatTGAGCAAGTGAAACTGGGCTTGTGCCCCAGATGGGGTCTGGAATGAGGAGGTCACAGGGTCAGATCTGGTGTTAGATCCCTGCGGGCTCCAGTGGGAGCTGGTCTGGGAGAGAGGAGTGTGGAGTAGCAGGCTGGTGCAATGGCAATCAGAAGGAGATGTGAGACTGGTGCCTTGCAGATGGAGAGGGGAGATGGGGGCACCCGGTAGCAATGGACCACATTTCAATCCCAGAAGCAGGTGGATTGAGGGTGTGGGGTTCAGAGGGAGATCTGTGTGGAGAGAGTTGTGGGAAAGGCAAGATGTCCACACAGGGGGCTGCAGGCCTTCACGTTGGTCATGTCCACTTGGATCTCCCCAGTGAAGCTCCTCCCAACGGCCACCACCCCCAAGAAGCCGCTGAAGAAGAAAACGGGATGGAATGGGCTGAGATGCGCCTACATGATGGTCACCTTCTTGTTCGTGTCCTACAATAAGGGAGACTGGGTAGGAAGAGCCGGGTTCCTAAaggtggagagggaggaggagagagcggGAGCacggaggaagggagggaggagctgggtACCtcgtgggggaggaggaggctgaACAGATGGAGGGAATAGGGGGTGGGGGAGcgcagaggaaggggaggaggagccgGGTGCCCAAGGCGTGGGCAGGATGTCGGGATGGCAGTGAAGATGGGGCGCGCCTTGCCGCACTCGTAGAAGGAGCAGCGCTAAGGGTTTGGGGTGAGAGACGAGGAACACGCGAGGGGCGAGGAGATGAGCCCCAGCCTCGCGCCCCTGCTTAGATGAGTGGTTCTTGGATGCGGGTGACTTTGCCGCCCAGGGGACACTCAGCAGCGCCCGGAGACATTTCTGGTTGTCACGTCTGGGGGAGGAGGTGCCACTGGCATCTGGTGGGTAGAGGCGAGGTGCGCGGCTTCTGTAGGATGGCGCCCACGACTAAGGCTGACCTGGGTCAAAGTGCCAggggtgctgaggctgagaaacccccAGGTCAGAGCATCATGTCATTTACTGGGATGGAGTGAACTGGCTGGACGATGGGGCAGTAAGAGGGGAGGCTGAATAGGTCAACCAGATCAAGGATGTCACTCCCTCCCCTGGGGACgagggggagacagaggcaggcaggaaagaagaaaggaagcggGGAGGGATGGCGGGAGAGTGGCAGAACTGTCTCACCAAAACCGTCTCTTTCTGCTTCTGGTTCCCCCCCTTCTTCAACCTCCCAAGTGCTACTGCCATTACTGTAACCCGGACGTGGACAACAGGTATGTCCCAAGGGGAGGAGGGCTTGTCCgctgcggggtggggggtggcggctTGGTTCAAATTCTCCAGGAGGGTTTGGAAATGCCAGCTGTAGAATCACAGAGTCGAATGGACAGTTTCAAGTTCATCTCCCTAATCTCAAGCCACAGCTTACCAATGATAAGGACGTGGagagcagaaagaattcagtcatGAATTCCCTCAAAGGttatgtgggatttttttttttaagttgtggcagaatacacataatataaaatttactgtgAGTAACGTTTCGGACACTCACAGTGTTGTGCAACCCTCATGGCGATTTAGCTCCAAAAGCTTTTCATCATCCCTGAAGGAGCCTCTGCAACCATGAgcagtgtctcctcccagcccctggcagccactaatcatttctctctctccatctctggatTTGCCTACTCTGCACATTTTATACACATGGACTCATATGCTATGTGGCTTCTTGTGTCTGGCTTCACTCACCTAGCATAATGTTCTCCAAGGCCATCCAGGCTAGggcatgtatcagaacttcattatttttcatgagCGAATAGTATTCCTTTGCCTGTTTACTCACTCTTCAGGTGAACGGCATTTGAGCTgtctccaccttttggctattggtATGATGCTAAGAACACTGACACACACAAGTTTTCCTTGAACACCTGTTTCCAGTTCCTCGGGGGTACATACCTAGGTGTAGAAACTCTGGGTCGTGTGATAATTCTATGATTAACTTATTGAGAGATGCAGTCAGTACATTTTTATCAAGTAACTGCACTATGATGAATTCTGGATTCGCTAAAAAAACAGTTAAATGGTGAATTTTACGTCATGTGAATTTTACCtcgatttttaaaaactgtaataagTAAAAACAGGTGGGAGCTGGAGTCACCCCCTGGGGCTGTAGTTTTCAGACCCTCTGCAGCAGACTGTGAGCCCCTTTGGGAGCAATGAGATGCTCGACCTATCCCCCAAAGCCCAGAGCAAGCCTCATATATTCACCCCCTGCAGCAACCCTAGGGGACCCCAGTGTGCCAGGCAGGGGAAGGCCTTGTGCTCGTGAGGCACGCCCGCTAGTGGGAGGGCAGGGAATAAATCACCTGAGCTTCCTCGAAGGAGCTGTGACAGACAGGAGCTGGAGGGGGTAGCTTCTCCCACTGAGTGTTCAGAAGAATCTCTCTCTGAAGCGAAGATATCCGCACGGTGAGATGGCGAGGAGCAGCCGGCTGAGGCTTAGGGAAGCGTGGCCGGTGGGTCAGAGGGGCAAGGTACGCGGGGTCCACAGAGCAGAGAGCCGCTCAGGATGTAAGCTGATGCTCACATACTTTTCcgtctcctttcttcccttccttaggAACAACCCCTGCTGTGCCTTCTAACCGCCCTTCTCCATCTCAGCTCCACCCTCACGAGTCCTCCATCTCCCAGCTGGTCGGCCTGGCCTCTGGGGAAACCTCCGTGTGCTAGACTGCCGGAGGGCAGTGAGTCGAGTCCTTGGAGGGACAGCACCTGTCTGCCCAGAGGCATGGCCAGCAGGCCTCTGCGAGCAGAAGCTCTGGGAGAAGCTGAGTGAACGCCTGCAGCGGTTTCCTCCGCAGCGCCTCTTTAGCCTTTTTCAACCCTACCCTAGAGTTTCTGTAATAAAAGGTACATGTACCGAATGACTGAATGCCTGCTTCTTCCATCGAGACCTAGCTGTGTGGGGTGGCAgcggaagtcgctcagtcgtgtccgactctttgtgaccccatggatcgtagccccccaggctcctttgtccatgggatttccaggcaaggatgctggagtgggttgccatttcctttctccaggagatcttcctgacccagggatcgaacccgggtttctgcattgcaggccgattctttaccatctgagccaccagggaagctgagaacCCGATCTATCACGTAATTGTAGCGGCAACCCTTGAAGAAGGTGCTACCCCGCTGCCTGCTTTGTAAGTGGAGAATACAGAAGTCGGCTCCTTTCCACATCCCAGCTCCGCCCTTTACTGGACCGCAGCCCTGCGGAGGTGATTGGTTTTCACTGCCGCCTTTTACTCTCTATACAACTGGGACATTAATAGTTCATAAGACATCTAACCACCTGGATGAGGACCAGTTGTTTCGTTCATCAAGAAGTTGGTTACAACGGgcaaggaagggcttccctggtgcgcAGTgggtgagaatctgcctgccaatgc
Above is a genomic segment from Ovis canadensis isolate MfBH-ARS-UI-01 breed Bighorn chromosome 14, ARS-UI_OviCan_v2, whole genome shotgun sequence containing:
- the EDDM13 gene encoding epididymal protein 13, producing MHVTQPRSSSTPTPKPTVHKSGPSLKMFLLILLFLGLADACIPREVATEEKIKSRLQTQSLQIPGANQMDFGEADQPLYDEQAVSGCYDFFFFPSMVSSLAAPWTQHSGLCTLEHRPASRTTLPSGWMTLEILGLLSLQVLNEESSGCKEEVKLLPTATTPKKPLKKKTGWNGLRCAYMMVTFLFVSYNKGDWCYCHYCNPDVDNRNNPCCAF